Proteins from one Oscillatoria nigro-viridis PCC 7112 genomic window:
- the clpS gene encoding ATP-dependent Clp protease adapter ClpS, with the protein MTSSPTIAPVRSSQVTRKPYPNYRVIVLNDDFNTFQHVVECLTKYIPGMTSDRAWKLANQIHHEGQATVWVGPQEQAELYHMQLSRAGLTMAPLESA; encoded by the coding sequence ATGACCTCTTCACCAACCATAGCACCCGTTCGATCGAGTCAAGTTACACGCAAACCTTATCCCAACTATCGGGTAATAGTTCTCAACGACGATTTCAACACATTTCAGCACGTTGTGGAATGTTTGACGAAATACATTCCAGGGATGACGAGCGATCGGGCTTGGAAACTCGCCAACCAAATCCACCACGAAGGCCAGGCCACTGTCTGGGTTGGGCCGCAAGAGCAAGCAGAACTTTATCATATGCAATTAAGCCGTGCGGGACTGACAATGGCTCCGCTAGAGTCAGCTTAA
- a CDS encoding ATP-grasp domain-containing protein, translating to MNILILGNDSDAHAAHIKDALTQAGAEVDYLDTYLFPRQLRLSWQPDTLVGCLTLPGGRQLNFQDIHSVFWRNFSGVGVPPLNDANQQQVALNDSMSTVRSLMQACRARWINSWQAYQFHKEKPLQLSLAKQIGVTIPATLISNNPEQVREFVEPHEKAIFKPVYGGAHAKLVTEAHLEPNRLDLALSISPVTIQEYIPGTNIRSYVIGESVYSAEIRSQAVDFREDLESELIPIDLPESVHQQCLAISKAFRLDWTAIDWRLKPTGEYVFLEANPSPMFRHFERQTGFPITQKLVNLLMY from the coding sequence ATGAACATTTTAATTCTGGGTAATGATTCAGATGCTCATGCTGCTCATATAAAAGATGCTCTCACCCAAGCCGGTGCAGAAGTAGATTACTTAGACACCTATCTGTTTCCAAGACAGTTACGTCTGTCTTGGCAACCCGATACCCTGGTAGGGTGCTTGACGCTACCCGGAGGTCGCCAGTTGAATTTTCAAGATATTCACAGTGTATTTTGGCGCAATTTTTCCGGTGTTGGCGTTCCACCTTTAAACGATGCAAATCAACAGCAAGTTGCATTGAACGATTCCATGAGTACAGTGCGATCGCTAATGCAAGCTTGTCGGGCTCGCTGGATTAATTCCTGGCAGGCATACCAATTTCATAAAGAAAAACCCCTACAACTGAGTCTGGCAAAGCAAATAGGAGTTACGATTCCTGCAACTTTAATCAGTAACAATCCAGAGCAAGTTAGAGAATTTGTCGAACCTCATGAAAAAGCAATTTTTAAGCCTGTTTATGGTGGCGCTCATGCCAAGTTGGTGACAGAGGCGCATTTAGAACCTAATCGCCTGGACTTGGCCTTGAGTATTTCTCCAGTCACAATACAAGAGTATATTCCTGGGACAAATATTCGCAGTTATGTGATAGGTGAATCAGTTTATTCGGCAGAAATTCGCAGTCAAGCTGTGGACTTTCGGGAAGATTTAGAGTCCGAGTTGATTCCGATAGATTTGCCCGAATCAGTTCACCAACAATGTTTAGCAATATCAAAGGCATTTAGGCTCGATTGGACTGCTATTGATTGGCGTCTCAAGCCAACCGGTGAGTATGTATTTTTAGAGGCAAATCCTAGTCCGATGTTCAGACATTTTGAGCGTCAGACTGGTTTTCCGATTACACAAAAGTTAGTCAATCTGTTAATGTATTAA
- a CDS encoding Npun_F5749 family FMN-dependent PPOX-type flavoprotein — protein MSLALWRSPLARALHRNRSLAFARYLQLATVRATGRPANRTVVFRGFLADTNQLKFITDIRSQKAEEINLYPWGEICWYFPKTREQFRIAGKLVLVGADYPEAQLCSSRRTAWQELSEAARSQFAWPHPGDDKAEASAFDSASPDAIEPLPNFCLLLLEPETVDLLELRGEPQNRSLYRRDGEGNWSVRSVNP, from the coding sequence ATGTCTTTAGCACTTTGGCGATCGCCCTTAGCTCGCGCCCTCCACCGCAACCGCAGTCTTGCTTTTGCCCGCTACTTGCAACTAGCAACTGTTCGGGCTACCGGGCGTCCGGCCAACCGCACTGTGGTGTTTCGCGGCTTTTTAGCAGATACTAATCAGTTGAAATTTATTACAGATATTCGCAGCCAAAAGGCAGAGGAAATTAACCTCTATCCTTGGGGGGAAATTTGCTGGTATTTTCCTAAAACTCGCGAACAATTTCGGATTGCTGGAAAGCTAGTTTTGGTAGGGGCAGATTATCCAGAGGCCCAGTTGTGCTCGTCGCGCCGCACAGCTTGGCAGGAGCTTTCTGAGGCGGCTAGATCGCAGTTTGCTTGGCCGCATCCGGGGGATGACAAAGCCGAGGCTAGTGCTTTTGATTCTGCTTCCCCAGATGCGATCGAGCCGCTGCCTAATTTTTGCTTGCTGTTGTTGGAACCGGAAACGGTGGATTTGTTGGAGTTGCGGGGGGAACCGCAAAACCGATCGCTTTATCGGCGCGACGGGGAGGGAAATTGGTCTGTGCGATCGGTTAATCCTTGA
- a CDS encoding tocopherol cyclase family protein, with amino-acid sequence MSNSLSKLKTIETPHSGYHWDGSSRRFFEGWYYRITLPIHGQSFAFMYSIEDPRGGQPYSGGAAQILGPKDSYLCRTFPDVNKFWAHRESLGLGHWGRTDLQIKPQYLEPQVFDSRVEEGYQATATLNQGYLHDPGSSSHCFWQYEIQPIYGWGNSEEIQKSTAGMLSFLPVFEPGWQILMAHGLATGWIDWNGQRYEFKNAPAYSEKNWGGAFPQKWFWINCNCFQGENDLALTAGGGKRGVLWWMESVAMICLHYRGKFYEFVPWNSQVSWNIEPWGSWKMQARNSQFEVELIGTTNNLGTYVRTPTEKGMAFCCRDTTHGELRLQLRELLGGNVEKNGKQRSRIILEAQSSLSGLEVGGGPWDEVWRSH; translated from the coding sequence ATGTCAAATTCACTCTCAAAACTCAAAACTATTGAAACTCCCCACAGCGGCTACCACTGGGACGGCAGTTCCAGGCGCTTTTTTGAAGGCTGGTACTACCGAATAACATTACCGATTCACGGGCAATCCTTTGCATTCATGTATTCCATCGAAGACCCCAGAGGCGGTCAACCTTACAGCGGCGGTGCAGCTCAAATTCTCGGCCCGAAAGATAGCTATTTGTGTCGCACCTTTCCCGATGTAAATAAGTTTTGGGCGCACCGAGAAAGCTTGGGTTTGGGACATTGGGGCCGAACAGATTTACAAATTAAACCTCAATATTTAGAGCCGCAAGTATTCGACAGCCGCGTCGAAGAAGGCTATCAAGCTACTGCTACTTTGAATCAAGGTTATCTGCACGATCCGGGAAGCAGCAGTCACTGTTTTTGGCAGTACGAAATTCAACCTATTTACGGCTGGGGAAACTCTGAAGAAATCCAGAAATCAACGGCGGGAATGCTATCTTTCCTGCCCGTCTTTGAGCCTGGATGGCAAATTTTAATGGCTCACGGTTTAGCCACGGGCTGGATCGATTGGAACGGGCAACGCTACGAATTTAAAAATGCTCCCGCTTACAGCGAAAAAAACTGGGGCGGTGCTTTTCCGCAAAAGTGGTTTTGGATTAATTGCAATTGTTTTCAAGGCGAAAACGATTTAGCTTTAACTGCTGGCGGGGGCAAGCGGGGCGTGCTGTGGTGGATGGAATCGGTAGCAATGATTTGTTTGCATTACCGAGGAAAATTTTACGAATTTGTGCCTTGGAATTCCCAAGTTAGTTGGAATATTGAACCTTGGGGAAGCTGGAAAATGCAGGCTAGAAACAGCCAATTTGAAGTTGAGTTGATTGGCACTACAAACAATCTTGGTACTTATGTGCGAACTCCTACAGAAAAAGGCATGGCTTTTTGCTGCCGGGATACGACGCACGGCGAATTGCGCTTGCAACTGCGAGAGTTGTTGGGGGGAAATGTTGAAAAAAATGGCAAGCAGCGTTCTAGAATTATCTTAGAGGCTCAAAGTTCTTTATCGGGTTTGGAAGTTGGGGGCGGGCCTTGGGATGAAGTTTGGCGATCGCATTAA
- the pflA gene encoding pyruvate formate-lyase-activating protein, with protein sequence MSGIGRIHSIETFGTVDGPGIRFIVFTQGCPLRCLYCHNPDCRNSHDGKEVTVDYLIAQITKCKSYLRKGGVTVSGGEPLMQPDFVREIFIRCHQMGLHTALDTSGFCLLEVAKPVLEMTDLVLLDIKSYIPDLYYKVTNVSIEPTLAMAKYLSEIGKPTWIRFVLVPHLTDDIENVEKLADFIANLKNVEKLEVLPFHKMGEYKWEQLKLDYELKDTHPASPELVQQTVDIFRSRGVNAMGASGI encoded by the coding sequence ATGTCGGGAATTGGTCGCATTCATTCAATCGAAACTTTTGGTACCGTAGACGGCCCCGGAATCCGGTTTATCGTCTTCACCCAAGGCTGTCCGTTACGCTGTCTGTACTGTCACAATCCCGACTGTCGCAATTCCCACGATGGTAAAGAAGTAACCGTCGATTATTTAATCGCTCAAATTACAAAATGTAAATCCTACCTGCGAAAAGGAGGCGTTACCGTCAGCGGCGGCGAACCGTTGATGCAGCCGGATTTTGTCAGAGAAATCTTTATCCGCTGTCATCAAATGGGTTTGCATACAGCGCTGGACACATCAGGGTTCTGTCTTTTAGAAGTTGCTAAACCGGTGCTAGAAATGACCGATCTGGTTTTATTGGACATCAAATCCTACATTCCCGATCTGTATTACAAAGTCACCAACGTTTCCATCGAGCCTACTTTAGCAATGGCCAAATACCTCAGCGAAATTGGCAAACCGACGTGGATTCGCTTCGTTCTAGTTCCTCACCTCACAGATGACATCGAAAACGTAGAAAAATTAGCGGACTTCATTGCCAATCTGAAGAATGTGGAAAAATTAGAAGTATTACCATTTCATAAAATGGGAGAATACAAATGGGAACAATTAAAATTGGATTACGAACTCAAGGATACACATCCAGCTTCACCGGAACTCGTGCAACAAACTGTTGATATTTTTCGCAGTCGCGGGGTCAATGCGATGGGAGCTAGCGGTATATAA
- the adhE gene encoding bifunctional acetaldehyde-CoA/alcohol dehydrogenase: protein MKVTNVDELEVLIQKVKAAQAEFATYTQEQVDRIFKQAALAANAARIPLAKAAVKESGMGVIEDKAIKNHFASEMIYNKYKNDKTCGIIESDRHFGYERIAEPVGVLAGIVPVTNPTSTTIFKSLIVLKTRNGIIFSPHPRAKSCTAAAAKIILDAAVAAGAPPDIIGWIDEPTVPLSQALMQHPDIKLILATGGPGMVKAAYSSGHPSLGVGAGNTPAIIDETAHIQMAVSSILLSKTFDNGTICASEQSVVVVDEVYDAVQLEFIKRGAYFLNAEEREKVRQVILIDGRLNAELVGQSVQKVAEVAGFEVPSNIRVLIGEVEAVGKEEPLACEKLSPILAMYRAKDFTEAVDKAEALIIFGGHGHTSVLYTAPHNQKHIRYFESKVETSRVLINTPSSQGAIGDLYNFRLDPSLTLGCGSWGDNSISVNVTPHHLLNIKTVAERRENMLWFRIPPKIYFKSGCLPVALRDLAGKKRALIVTDKPLFELGLIKEVTDSLEEIGIDHYTFYDVEPDPSLATVRKGLQICNSFHPDVIIAFGGGSPMDAAKVMWLMYEHPEIEFEGLAMRFMDIRKRVYELPPLGSKAIMVAIPTTSGTGSEVTPFAVVTDEQSGIKYPLADYALTPSMAIVDPELTLNMPRKLTAYGGIDALTHALEAYVSVLASEYTNGLALEAIRLLFKYLPSAYKNGASDPKAREKVHYAATIAGMAFANAFLGVCHSIAHQLGATCHVPHGLANALMISHVIRYNATDVPFKQAIFSQNKYPNSKWRYARIADYLNLGGDTEEEKVEKLIAAVEDLKRQVDIPSTIQEAIASQGMSDDFFFARVEEMADRAFDDQCTGANPRYPLIEDLKQLLVQAYSHGDTSEVDRVLTVV from the coding sequence ATGAAAGTTACCAATGTAGATGAATTAGAAGTGCTAATTCAAAAAGTAAAAGCAGCCCAAGCTGAATTTGCTACCTATACTCAAGAACAGGTCGATCGCATATTCAAGCAAGCAGCTTTAGCCGCTAATGCCGCCCGCATTCCCTTAGCCAAGGCAGCAGTCAAAGAATCGGGAATGGGAGTCATCGAAGATAAGGCAATCAAAAATCATTTTGCCTCGGAAATGATTTACAACAAATACAAAAACGACAAGACTTGCGGTATCATCGAGTCCGACCGGCATTTTGGCTACGAACGCATTGCCGAACCCGTGGGAGTGCTGGCGGGAATCGTTCCTGTAACTAACCCGACTTCCACCACCATCTTTAAGTCTTTAATCGTGCTCAAGACGAGAAATGGCATTATATTTTCGCCCCATCCCCGCGCCAAATCCTGCACGGCTGCGGCGGCAAAAATCATCCTCGATGCTGCTGTAGCGGCAGGAGCACCACCGGATATTATTGGGTGGATTGACGAGCCAACTGTGCCGCTTTCCCAAGCTTTGATGCAGCACCCCGATATCAAACTAATTTTGGCAACTGGCGGGCCGGGAATGGTAAAAGCTGCCTACTCTTCAGGACACCCATCCCTCGGTGTCGGCGCGGGAAATACTCCCGCCATCATTGATGAAACCGCCCACATCCAAATGGCTGTCAGCTCAATTTTGCTCAGCAAAACTTTCGACAACGGCACGATTTGTGCTTCGGAACAATCGGTGGTTGTTGTGGATGAGGTGTACGATGCCGTGCAACTGGAATTTATCAAGCGCGGTGCTTATTTCCTCAATGCGGAAGAACGGGAAAAAGTGCGGCAGGTAATCTTAATTGATGGTCGATTGAATGCTGAACTTGTCGGACAATCCGTGCAAAAGGTGGCGGAGGTTGCGGGTTTTGAAGTGCCGTCAAACATCAGGGTTTTGATTGGAGAAGTGGAGGCGGTTGGTAAAGAAGAACCCTTGGCTTGCGAAAAACTTTCGCCGATTCTCGCCATGTACCGCGCCAAGGACTTTACTGAAGCAGTAGACAAAGCTGAAGCGCTGATAATTTTTGGCGGACACGGACATACTTCTGTACTCTACACGGCTCCGCACAATCAGAAGCACATTCGTTATTTTGAAAGCAAAGTAGAGACTTCGCGGGTGCTGATTAATACCCCTTCTTCTCAAGGTGCGATCGGCGATTTGTACAATTTCCGCCTCGATCCCTCCCTTACCCTCGGTTGCGGTAGCTGGGGCGATAATTCTATTTCTGTCAACGTGACACCCCATCACCTGCTGAATATCAAAACCGTAGCAGAACGCCGCGAGAATATGCTCTGGTTCCGCATTCCTCCCAAGATTTATTTTAAGTCGGGTTGTCTTCCTGTAGCTTTGAGGGATCTTGCAGGTAAGAAACGTGCTTTGATCGTGACGGATAAACCATTGTTTGAATTGGGATTGATTAAGGAAGTCACAGATAGTTTGGAAGAAATCGGCATCGATCACTACACATTTTACGATGTGGAACCAGATCCTTCGCTTGCTACTGTTCGCAAAGGTTTACAAATCTGCAATAGTTTCCATCCAGATGTGATTATTGCTTTTGGTGGTGGCTCGCCGATGGATGCTGCTAAAGTAATGTGGCTGATGTACGAGCATCCAGAAATTGAGTTTGAAGGATTGGCGATGCGGTTTATGGATATCCGCAAGCGGGTATACGAACTGCCGCCTTTGGGATCGAAGGCAATTATGGTGGCAATTCCAACTACTTCGGGAACGGGTTCGGAAGTCACGCCTTTTGCGGTTGTTACGGATGAACAATCGGGGATTAAGTATCCGCTTGCAGATTATGCTCTGACTCCGAGTATGGCGATCGTCGATCCAGAACTTACGCTGAATATGCCCCGGAAACTGACTGCTTACGGCGGCATTGATGCGCTAACCCACGCTTTAGAAGCTTATGTTTCTGTGTTGGCTTCTGAGTATACAAATGGTTTGGCTTTAGAAGCAATTCGTTTGCTGTTTAAATACCTGCCCAGCGCTTACAAAAATGGTGCTAGCGATCCGAAAGCGCGGGAGAAAGTACATTATGCTGCTACGATCGCCGGGATGGCATTTGCCAACGCTTTTCTGGGGGTTTGTCACTCAATTGCTCACCAATTAGGTGCAACTTGCCACGTCCCTCACGGTTTAGCGAATGCGCTGATGATTTCCCATGTAATTCGCTACAATGCAACGGATGTTCCGTTCAAACAAGCGATTTTTTCTCAAAACAAGTATCCTAACAGCAAGTGGCGGTATGCTCGAATTGCGGACTATCTGAATTTGGGCGGCGATACAGAAGAGGAGAAAGTTGAGAAGTTGATCGCAGCGGTGGAAGATCTGAAGCGTCAGGTAGATATTCCTAGCACGATTCAGGAGGCGATCGCCAGTCAGGGAATGAGCGATGATTTCTTTTTTGCTCGCGTTGAGGAAATGGCCGATCGCGCTTTTGACGATCAGTGTACCGGAGCAAACCCCCGCTACCCGCTGATTGAAGATTTAAAGCAACTTCTGGTGCAAGCGTACTCTCACGGCGACACTTCTGAGGTCGATCGAGTGTTAACTGTAGTTTAA
- a CDS encoding plastocyanin/azurin family copper-binding protein, with protein MIDLLGLQLGEFYRSQRLQKTFKVILGLILCLSTILMPAAIASAAGDLSRQPVTEITVSLGNEAGELKFFPNQLEFESGKRYKLVLKNPSSQKHYFTAKNFADASWTQKVEAGNVEIKGAIHELELKPGAMAEWLFVPIKSGSYNLRCTVAGHTEAGMIGKITIAS; from the coding sequence ATGATCGATTTACTCGGTTTGCAATTAGGTGAATTTTACCGCAGCCAGCGTTTACAAAAAACTTTCAAGGTGATTTTGGGACTAATTTTATGTTTGAGTACAATCTTGATGCCGGCGGCAATTGCTAGTGCTGCCGGTGATTTGTCTCGCCAACCTGTTACCGAAATTACTGTTAGTTTGGGTAACGAAGCTGGGGAACTAAAATTTTTTCCCAATCAGCTAGAATTTGAATCGGGCAAGCGCTATAAATTAGTGCTAAAAAATCCCAGTTCCCAGAAACATTATTTTACTGCTAAAAACTTTGCTGATGCGAGTTGGACTCAAAAAGTTGAAGCTGGTAATGTGGAAATTAAAGGAGCGATTCACGAATTGGAACTTAAACCGGGCGCTATGGCAGAATGGCTGTTTGTGCCAATCAAATCGGGAAGTTACAACCTGCGCTGTACGGTAGCCGGACATACAGAGGCGGGGATGATTGGCAAAATTACGATCGCCTCTTAA